A single region of the Marinobacter bohaiensis genome encodes:
- a CDS encoding Bug family tripartite tricarboxylate transporter substrate binding protein, with protein sequence MKFNSAFLRWSAPLVMGAALMTGNAHAQSETTECIAPAKPGGGYDLTCRLAANGLQETGLIDQPMMVSYMPGGIGAVAYNHVNGVRDDDPNLIVAASTGAAVNLALGKFGQYDADEVRWLGALGVDYGAIVVKADAPWQNLGDLMSDLKKNPNGVVFGAGGTVGSQDWMKAALTAKAAGVSPRQLRYVAFEGGGESLAALLGDHIEVFTGDLSELRPHLESGKIRVLAALSDVRMGGPYADIPTATEQGYDVEWPIWRGYYMGPKVTDADYNAWVERLETLSGKDAFAEMRKARGLFPMNRFGDDFDAYVKAQVVQFKQLAKEVGLTQ encoded by the coding sequence ATGAAATTCAACTCCGCATTCCTGCGCTGGTCTGCGCCGCTCGTCATGGGTGCCGCACTGATGACCGGTAACGCTCACGCCCAATCCGAAACCACCGAATGCATCGCGCCCGCCAAGCCGGGCGGGGGCTATGACCTGACCTGTCGCCTGGCCGCCAACGGCCTGCAGGAGACCGGGCTGATCGACCAGCCGATGATGGTCAGCTACATGCCCGGCGGCATCGGCGCCGTGGCCTACAACCACGTCAACGGCGTGCGTGACGACGACCCCAACCTGATCGTGGCCGCGAGCACCGGTGCCGCCGTCAACCTGGCTCTGGGCAAGTTCGGCCAGTACGACGCCGACGAAGTGCGCTGGCTGGGCGCGTTGGGCGTGGATTACGGCGCCATCGTGGTCAAGGCGGATGCGCCCTGGCAGAACCTGGGCGATCTGATGAGCGACCTGAAGAAGAACCCGAACGGCGTTGTCTTTGGCGCCGGTGGAACCGTGGGCAGCCAGGACTGGATGAAAGCCGCCCTGACCGCCAAGGCGGCCGGCGTGTCCCCGCGCCAACTGCGCTACGTAGCGTTCGAGGGCGGTGGAGAGTCCCTGGCCGCGTTGCTGGGCGATCACATCGAAGTGTTCACCGGTGACCTGTCCGAACTGCGTCCGCACCTGGAAAGCGGCAAGATCCGCGTGCTGGCGGCGCTGTCCGACGTGCGCATGGGCGGGCCCTACGCCGATATTCCCACCGCCACCGAGCAGGGCTACGACGTTGAATGGCCCATCTGGCGCGGTTACTACATGGGGCCGAAAGTCACCGACGCAGACTACAACGCCTGGGTCGAGCGTCTGGAAACCCTGTCCGGCAAGGACGCGTTCGCCGAGATGCGCAAAGCCCGGGGTCTGTTCCCGATGAACCGTTTCGGGGATGACTTCGACGCCTACGTGAAGGCCCAGGTGGTCCAGTTCAAGCAACTCGCCAAAGAAGTAGGACTGACGCAATGA